DNA from Rosa rugosa chromosome 6, drRosRugo1.1, whole genome shotgun sequence:
ACTGAAACTGCAACGCTTGTGCAGCAAGAGAATAGCGCAACCCCTACAAAGGTTGAGCCGAAGATGGAGAAAAGATGCCACCCTCCAACCTTTAAGGCTTctccaaaaaaattgaaagatttGCTGCCTGAACTGTTCAAGAAAGTTGAGATACTGGACGCACCAACAAAGAAGCTGAAGATTTAAAGCATTAGtaaacttttattaattttttttttaacccacCCCATTTTAAAATCCTAGCTCCGCCATACTGAGGCATACCTTTTCAAAGGAGATTCCTACTGGTGGATCAACTTTGCTCCTGGCACCACAAATGACTTCATCGGTGGCGCGAAGCAAATCCGTCCCAATTGGCCTTCCCTCCAAAGCATCTTGCCTCGCAAAAACCGTGGACTTGACGTCAGGCACGGATGTAGGGGTGGGCTGAggtgtgctgcagcacaccCCAACATTTTGGggggaaaaaaattattatatatatgtatgattaAGATATGTTGTAGTCTGCAAATAACAAGTAGACAACTAGACAAAGAAAACTTTTCTcctctctttcatttttttgtctcctcctctctctacccGGTTTTGCATTTCTCATACTCAACTCTCACTTCTCTAATTCTCTTTGCACATCATTATTATAGGGGTCGGTCTCTCTTCTTTCCTGCActcattctcattctctcaaCCTTGCGAAGATATTACACTTTAACTTCTCTTCTATAATGAAATTTTTGACGAAATTAGAATGTAATTTATGTTAGAATTTGAGAATTTATCGATTTCTTAAtgtaagtaattaaatttattgatCCCTAAAAATTTAGcccacctcaaatttaattTCTGGTTCCGTGTCTGCTTGACGTTCATAATCATACTAGCCCTGGCCCTAATGATGATGACAGTGACCAGGATGAACTCTAAAAATTCAGTCCAAAGTGATGCATGGCATGCATGCTTCGAATAAGAGTTCGACTCATCGGTTTCTATTAGTCGGAATAATAAAGGGCCTGTGTGTGTTAATTGGCCTGTGTTTGTTTTAGTCACTGCTGGTGCTGGGTTTGTATtgtaaaatattaataaaatcaTGAGGGTATTACctcaataaataaattaataaggACTACATTAATGTTGTTTAGTTAATTTCTTCTTAGATCAACATATATATGGAAGTCTTTTTTAATAAGAATCACTAAAATGAAGATTAGTTCAGAAATTTTTTAAAAGATTTACTTTTCAATTACATTTGcgcaaatcaaccgttaaaTATTTAAATATTCATGTGTAAGAGATGGAAGCGggagcaaagattttgataaaAGTTTGAAAGAGATGTTGTATGAGGTTGAGATTCTGGTTCGTAAATTAAACTTGCATTTTAGCCAAATGCTTCAAGAACAATCACAAAATCATATATAAAGCTGATTAACGTCTTTTACATGGTATGAAAACAACTGGGTCTGCATATAATATTGAATATAAGGGGTTTAACCTAATTCCTTTTACCCCTACTTCTTCTTAGTCCAACTACCTCCCAACCATCTTCTGCTTCAACTGCCTGCTtggtctttggctctactgcaTGAGACTCTGGTTTGTCCACAATCATGTTTGATGAATCATCTTTATTCATGCCAGGATCagtatcatcatcatcctcGTCACTGTCTTCTTCATCATTGACAACCTGGCATGAGTAAGGAACAGAATGAAGAGTTTATTGTAATGCAAAAATTTATCATATACTCGATCATTACTCAATTTTGAGCACTCTGCTGAACAAGATAAACCCAAAAACCAATGTCCTCAACACAAAACTTTGGCAAACTCATAGAACTGTCAAAACTCTTAATGCACAGGGTTTTAAATAGAACTTACCTGTTTAACATGAGGAGTAGGAACTCTTCGACTATTGGCTTCCCTTAGGCTTTCAATAGACTTGAAATTGCAATCCAAACATTCTTCATGCATAATCATTATTTTTTCAGCTACCTGTGCAAAATCCGAAGCCAATTAAAAGTTAAaaacacaacaaaataaaacagcTAGTCTAAAATTTCATCCCTCATATCCACAGTTACAGATTCCCTTGGGCTCTCAATAGAATTTACAAGATGAACAttctgcatgcataatttatgaACTTTCCAACTACTTGTGCTCTAAAGGAAAAATAAACCATAAAAGGACAAACTGCTGATACAAAATTGCATCCCCGATGTCAACCAGCGTTAAGCTTTCAATAGACTTGAAATACAATCTACACATTCTCCGAGCATTCTTTATGCATAATCGTTAACTTTACAGCTAACTTCAACCCgcaaaagaaaggaagaaaagaaaaaccataACACAGAAGCACAAAATTGCATCCCTTATACCCACTAGTCATAATCATTAGCTTTTCAGCTACTTGTGCAGAGAATCAGCTGACTACAGCTGTAGATATGTTGGGTTAATGCCAGCCATAGTTAACAATAAAAGAGTTTGAGTTACTAAAGACGATTAATTAACCAAATACTGAAGGTCAGACATACAGAACACGGAGATCTCACAAATCCTTAATGGctcctcattttttttaagTCAAGTACACTATCTACAGGGCAAGCAGATATTTGTCTATTTCCCACCACAGGCATAGCATAACAAAATTTATTTGTAATACAATCCATCAAGATACTATCAGATGTTGCAACATGTCACCTAAGAAAATGGCGTAATGTAACATACCTCCTCAATGCTACCATCCTCTATCACAGTATTGAGAAAACTCATAGCTTCAATGAGCATTTCTTCTaaatcatctatataaagaggttcTGAAAAAGAATGAACAGATGGCTGTCAGAACTATAACACTAATCATTGTAAGAAAATCCACATAATGCATACTATATCAGTGTATCATATTCCTACATAATGTGTACTATATCACTGTATCATATTCCTACTGCTACACAAGCACATCTCTCCACAGATTACATACCATCTTTTTCTACAAAATTGACAGCTCATGAGGCAAAGGTCCTTACTTTTGCAGATAACTTTgtacacaaaaataaaataaactaattaaaaaaataacttTGTGCCATAAGACCTGGATTGAACTCTTAGCAAATCTAAACACAGCATTGGCATAATAATGCTCTCAAAAAGAACCACACACATCGGAACTTGTATTGCAGAAGCATATTCTAGCACAAAATTGACAAATCCTGTGGTAAAGAtccaataaaaagaaaaaaaaaactagaggaAAGATCACTTTTTAACATTAATGAGCAAAAATATGGCAAACTAAAACCAGCTGCAATTAAATTCAACGGGTCAAAGAATTAGAAAGGAGAAGGGGGTCAAAAGCTACACTATAACCAAACAAAACCACTACACAGCTCTCCACAGCTTCATAcaacaaaaactgaaaaagcACTTTCTTGGTCTCTTGAAACATAGAAACTTGAATGTAATTGTCTTAATCATCCTTCAGATTAAGCACTCATCAGGACACCTGACCTATGCAAAAGGTAAGAGTTACAATATCTTTCCTCACGAAGATTAGCAATATATCTGGGGTTACCAGAAATGCCCAAGTTCGTATACAGGTCTTTATTGAATAAAGAACTTTGTGGGTGTTTGtttcacaaactgatgttaaAAATCATATTTGCTGACACAAAACTACAATCAAACAGGAATTACACTAGTGTGAAGAAACTACTGCCTTCAAGGGATACAAAATTAGAGACCAATTTACAAGAAAACGGGAATAATTACACTGTCAGTTGCGAATTGAATAACAGATTCTTCAGATATACTAATTTCCTATAGTTAAATATTCACTCTTCGTCACATCTCCAATATAATGGACATAAAACTCATCGTGCCTATAAATTAATCAAATCAGGTGAGACAGATGATATGAAGAAATAGTATATAACAGAGCAGGAGTGACACATTCTAAGAGAAAAATAGCACGAGTTTACAAAGTATTTAAGCCATACTGGGGAAGCACAGACACACAAGACACATCCATAAAAAGACAAATAAAACAGATACGGATCTTCAAATCTCATAGCCCTATCTGCTAGTTCATATCAAGTATAGCACACCATATAGCTAACAGTTTACACAATTCATTTCATACAAATTCATGGCCAGCAAATTCAGCTAGTACTGATT
Protein-coding regions in this window:
- the LOC133714061 gene encoding pre-rRNA-processing protein TSR2-like; translated protein: MEPERKLTAAAVAAFQEGVGLVLSRWSALQLAVENEWGGRESRLKAEQLVSDIVSWVNFSTEPLYIDDLEEMLIEAMSFLNTVIEDGSIEEVAEKIMIMHEECLDCNFKSIESLREANSRRVPTPHVKQVVNDEEDSDEDDDDTDPGMNKDDSSNMIVDKPESHAVEPKTKQAVEAEDGWEVVGLRRSRGKRN